The following coding sequences lie in one Mustelus asterias chromosome 8, sMusAst1.hap1.1, whole genome shotgun sequence genomic window:
- the LOC144497015 gene encoding uncharacterized protein LOC144497015 has protein sequence MEQKQFNFGVCRQAHKQSPTFKNQHHIHNGAKPFKCEVCDKSFSQSSSLRRHRRIHTAEKPFKCEVCEKSFLCSSALSAHERIHTGEKPFRCEVCETAFTNSSDLLIHQRIHTGEKPFTCEVCDKSFSRSSSLHAHQRTHTGEKPFMCHVCDKSFSASSTLRVHERIHTGENPFTCEVCNKSFSRSAALRKHQYVHTGEKPFTCKLCNKSFLASSALHVHQRNHTGEKPFTCEVCNKSFSDSAILRAHKRVHTGEKPFMCKMCSKSFSRLSNLLVHKRLHTGEKPFTCDVCDKSFSWSSALRAHQRIHTGEKPFTCKLCDKHFSDSSSLRAHQRTHTGEKPFMCEVCNKSFSWSSALHAHQRIHTGEKPFRCDICGTAFTYFSDLLTHQRIHTGEKPFTCEVCDKSFSRSSNLRVHQRIHTGERPFTCELCAKSFSQSSKLLHHQRIHTGEKPFTCTVCDKSFSEPANLHRHRYIHTGEKPFKCEVCDKSFSQSSKLLLHQRIHTGK, from the coding sequence ATGGAACAAAAACAGTTCAATTTTGGGGTGTGCAGACAAGCCCACAAACAATCACCGACATTCAAGAATCAACATCACATTCACAATGGGGCAAAACCAttcaagtgtgaggtgtgtgacaaatcattctcgcagTCATCGAGCCTCCGCAGACACAGACGGATTCACACAGCTGAGAAACCAttcaagtgtgaggtgtgtgaaaAATCATTCTTATGTTCATCAGCCCTTAGCGCACATgaacgcattcacacaggggagaaacctttCAGGTGTGAGGTTTGTGAGACAGCCTTTACCAACTCCTCCGATCTCTTGATCCACCAGAGGatccacacaggggagaaaccattcacatgcgaggtgtgtgacaaatcattctcacgtTCATCGAGCCTCCATGcgcaccaacgcacacacacaggagagaaaccattcatgtGCCACgtttgtgacaaatcattctcagcCTCATCAACCCTCCGAGTACATGAAcgtattcacacaggggagaacccATTCACATGCGAGGTTTGCAACAAATCATTCTCGCGGTCAGCTGCCCTCCGCAAACACCAAtatgttcacacaggggagaaaccattcacctgcaagTTGTGCAACAAATCATTCTTGGCTTCATCAGCCCTCCATGTACACCAACGTAATCATAccggagagaaaccattcacgtgTGAAGTTTGCAACAAATCTTTCTCGGACTCAGCGATCCTCCGTGCACACAAAcgcgttcacacaggggagaaaccattcatgtgTAAGATGTGTAGCAAATCATTTTCGCGATTATCGAACCTCCTTGTACATAAACGCCTTCACACCGGGGAAAAGCCATTCACATGTGACGTGTGTGATAAGTCATTCTCCTGGTCATCAGCCCTCCGTGcacaccaacgtattcacacaggggagaagccattcacatgCAAGCTGTGTGATAAACACTTCTCGGACTCATCATCCCTCCGTgcacaccaacgcactcacacaggggagaagccattcatgtGTGAGGTGTGCAACAAATCATTCTCGTGGTCATCAGCCCTCCATGCGCATCAACGCATTCACACGGGGGAGAAACCCTTCAGATGTGACATTTGTGGCACTGCGTTCACTTATTTCTCTGATCTCCTGACGCACCAGAGGATTCACACAGGTGAGAAACCCTTCACATGTGAGGTGTGCGACAAATCATTTTCACGGTCATCAAACCTCCGtgtacaccaacgcattcacactggggagagaccatttacgtgTGAACTATGTGCCAAATCGTTCTCACAGTCATCAAAACTCTTACaccatcagcgaattcacacaggggagaagccattcacatgCACGGTATGTGATAAATCATTCTCAGAGCCAGCAAACCTCCACAGACACCGatatattcacacaggagagaaaccattcaagtgtgaagtgtgtgacaaatcattctcgcagTCATCTAAACTCCTGCTCCATCAGAGGATTCACACAGGGAAATAA
- the LOC144497021 gene encoding uncharacterized protein LOC144497021, with the protein MMSTRLLGLQRIHTREKTFQCKACFKSFSDSSQLRKHQCIHMKEPFMCKVCLKSFLDLSTFCRHQHTHTGAKPFTCEVCDRPFLRFQNLRVHQRIHTGERPFTCETCDKSFSQLTAYHTHQQIHTGEKPFSCKVCKKSFSLSANLSRHQRIHTGEKPFRCEVCDKSFSSSSALLMHQRIHTGEKPFTCKVCNKSFSSSSDLRKHERIHTGEKPFMCEMCDKSFSDSSQLHRHQRVHTGEKPFTCKMCIKSFSDLSTFRKHEKIHTGEKSFTCEVCDKSFLQSGNLRKHQRTHTGEKPFRCEVCDKLFSFSSSLLVHQRIHTGEKPFTCEVCNKSFLSHSDLCKHERIHTGEKPFTCEMCEKSFSDSSQLCRHQRIHTGEKPFTCNLCSKSFSDLSTFRKHQRIHTRQ; encoded by the coding sequence ATGATGTCCACAAGGCTGCTGGGGCTTCAGagaattcacaccagggagaaaaCATTTCAGTGTAAGGCATGTTTCAAATCATTCTCAGATTCATCACAGCTCCGCAaacaccaatgcattcacatgAAGGAACCGTTCATGTGCAAAGTGTGCCTCAAATCATTCCTGGATTTATCAACCTTCTGtagacaccaacacactcacacaggagCGAAACCGTTCacatgtgaggtgtgtgacaGACCATTCTTGCGATTTCAGAACCTCCGTGTacaccaacgtattcacacaggggagagaccatttacgtgCGAGACGTGTGATAAATCATTCTCACAGTTGACGGCTTATCACacacaccaacaaattcacacaggggagaaaccattcagctgcAAGGTGTGTAAGAAATCATTCTCGCTGTCAGCAAACCTCAGcagacaccaacgaattcacacaggAGAAAAACCATTCAGGTGTGAGGTGTGCGATAAATCATTCTCATCCTCGTCAGCTCTCCTCatgcaccaacgcattcacactggggagaaacctttcACATGCAAGGTGTGCAACAAATCATTCTCATCATCTTCAGATCTCCGTAAACACGAacgaattcacaccggggagaaaccattcatgtgtgagatgtgtgacaaatcattctcagatTCATCACAGCTCCACAGACATCAAcgcgttcacacaggggagaaaccattcacgtgTAAGATGTGCATCAAATCATTCTCGGATTTATCAACTTTTCGCAAACATGAAaaaattcacacaggggagaaatccttcacgtgtgaggtgtgtgacaaatcattcttgcAGTCAGGGAACCTCCGcaaacaccagcgcactcacacaggagagaaaccattcaggtgtgAGGTGTGTGATAAATTATTCTCATTCTCTTCAAGTCTCCTCGTGCACcaacggattcacactggggaaaaaccATTCACGTGTGAGGTGTGTAACAAATCATTCTTGTCACATTCAGATCTCTGTAAACATgaacggattcacactggggagaaaccattcacatgtgaGATGTGTGAGAAATCGTTCTCGGATTCGTCACAGCTCTGcagacaccaacgaattcacacaggggagaaaccattcacatgcaATTTGTGCAGCAAATCATTCTCGGATTTATCGACCTTCCGTAAgcaccaacgtattcacacaAGGCAGTGA